The Algihabitans albus genome window below encodes:
- a CDS encoding ABC transporter ATP-binding protein, producing the protein MSDARILTETNEGEPLLQVERLSISLPAGAERPLAVEEITFDLARNEILCVVGESGSGKSMSANAIMGLLPRPHVRPVAGAIRFEGRDLLQLNEAQLRDLRGSRIGMIFQEPMTALNPLMRIGEQISEVFDAHGLLTKRQRKARVVELLREVGLPDPETLGESYPFRLSGGQRQRVMIAMALALEPAILIADEPTTALDVTTQAQILQLIKSLQAKHNMAVMFITHDFGVVAEIADRVAVMQFGRIVEMGLADQVLNAPRHEYTRRLIAAVPQFEPPERPGLEGPPLLSVKRLEKTYVTERGFFTKGRRVPAAQDVSFDIKKGETLGLVGESGSGKSTVGRCIVRLLDSDSGEIRFGDVDLASLKGKALRPHRRHVQMIFQDPYASLNPRSKIGTIIAEGPMAHGADRASAVARAGELLRLVGLDASAAERFPHEFSGGQRQRIGIARALALDPDLLVADEPVSALDVSIQAQVLELLAEIKQRLQLSMLFITHDLRVAAQICDNIAVMQLGCIVEYGPTRKVFNDPQHSYTKELLSAVPGRQWSVPDLSQDRQHQAVPS; encoded by the coding sequence ATGAGCGACGCCCGCATCCTCACGGAAACCAACGAGGGGGAGCCGCTGCTGCAGGTCGAGCGGCTTTCGATCTCTCTGCCGGCCGGCGCCGAGCGGCCGCTGGCGGTGGAGGAGATCACCTTCGATCTGGCACGCAACGAGATCCTCTGCGTCGTCGGCGAGTCGGGCTCCGGCAAGTCGATGAGCGCCAATGCCATCATGGGTCTGCTGCCGCGCCCGCACGTCCGGCCGGTCGCCGGCGCGATCCGCTTCGAGGGCCGCGATCTGCTGCAGCTCAACGAGGCGCAGCTCCGCGACCTGCGCGGCAGCCGCATCGGCATGATCTTTCAGGAACCGATGACGGCGCTGAATCCCCTGATGCGCATCGGCGAACAGATCTCCGAGGTGTTCGACGCCCACGGCCTGCTGACCAAGCGCCAGCGCAAGGCGCGGGTCGTGGAGCTGTTGCGCGAGGTCGGCCTGCCCGATCCGGAGACGCTGGGCGAATCCTATCCCTTCCGGCTGTCCGGTGGGCAGCGCCAGCGCGTGATGATCGCCATGGCCCTGGCGCTGGAGCCCGCGATCCTGATCGCCGACGAGCCGACCACGGCGCTCGACGTCACCACCCAGGCCCAGATCCTGCAACTCATCAAGTCGCTGCAGGCCAAGCACAACATGGCGGTGATGTTCATCACCCACGACTTCGGCGTGGTCGCGGAGATCGCCGACCGCGTGGCGGTGATGCAGTTCGGCCGGATCGTCGAGATGGGCTTGGCCGACCAGGTCCTGAACGCGCCGCGGCATGAGTACACCCGTCGTCTGATCGCCGCCGTACCGCAGTTCGAGCCGCCCGAGCGACCCGGTCTGGAAGGGCCGCCGCTGCTCTCGGTGAAGCGGCTGGAGAAGACCTACGTGACTGAGCGGGGCTTCTTCACGAAGGGCCGGCGGGTACCGGCGGCGCAGGACGTCTCCTTCGACATCAAGAAGGGAGAAACACTGGGCCTCGTCGGCGAGTCCGGCTCGGGCAAGTCCACGGTGGGCCGCTGCATCGTCCGCCTGCTGGACAGCGACAGCGGCGAGATCCGCTTCGGCGACGTCGACCTGGCGAGCTTGAAGGGCAAGGCTCTGCGCCCGCACCGGCGCCACGTGCAGATGATCTTTCAGGATCCCTACGCCTCGTTGAATCCGCGCAGCAAGATCGGCACCATCATCGCCGAGGGTCCCATGGCCCACGGCGCCGACCGCGCCAGCGCCGTGGCGCGCGCCGGGGAACTGCTGCGGCTGGTCGGTCTGGATGCCTCAGCGGCGGAGCGCTTTCCCCACGAGTTCTCGGGCGGTCAGCGCCAACGCATCGGGATCGCGCGGGCGCTGGCGCTCGACCCCGACCTTCTGGTCGCGGACGAACCGGTCTCCGCCCTCGACGTCTCGATCCAGGCCCAGGTGCTGGAGCTGCTTGCCGAGATCAAGCAACGGCTTCAGCTCTCCATGCTCTTCATCACCCATGACCTGCGCGTCGCCGCACAGATCTGCGACAACATCGCGGTCATGCAGTTGGGCTGCATCGTCGAGTACGGTCCGACGCGCAAGGTCTTCAACGATCCGCAGCACAGCTACACGAAGGAACTGCTCTCGGCCGTCCCCGGACGTCAGTGGAGCGTTCCCGACCTTTCGCAGGACCGCCAGCACCAGGCGGTTCCGTCGTGA
- a CDS encoding ArgE/DapE family deacylase: MTSLDPALARDILAAVEQGFETQIAFTQDLIRLPSLRGQEQTAQDFMHRALAERGYALDRWAIDVEQIKHHPGFSPVKIDYSQALNVVATHRPREETGRSLILNGHIDVVPTGPTEIWSGPPFEPRREGDWLYGRGSGDMKAGLVANVFALDALRHLGYQPAATVYLQSVVEEECTGNGALACLARGYKADAAIIPEPEDDKLVRANVGVIWFQVKVRGVPVHVREAGRGANAIEAAYRLIDGLHELAESWNARKGEHRYFEDLEHPINFNVGRIEGGDWASSVPAWCTFDCRIALYPGEAPAEAAREIEETLRRTAAEVPFLANNPPEVVYNGFFAEGYVLEEGSAAERTLGRAHAASYGQALESFVTPGYLDGRVFVLYQGTPCLVYGPYAEAIHGTDERVSLASVKRVTGTIALFIAEWCDLEQA; this comes from the coding sequence GTGACCTCGCTCGACCCGGCTCTGGCGCGGGACATCCTTGCCGCCGTCGAGCAGGGTTTCGAGACGCAGATCGCCTTTACCCAGGACCTGATCCGCCTGCCCTCCCTGCGCGGTCAGGAGCAGACGGCCCAGGACTTCATGCATCGCGCCCTGGCCGAACGCGGCTACGCCCTGGACCGCTGGGCCATCGACGTGGAGCAAATCAAACACCACCCCGGCTTCTCTCCGGTGAAGATCGACTACAGCCAGGCGCTCAACGTGGTCGCGACCCACCGGCCGCGCGAGGAGACGGGCCGCTCGCTGATCCTGAACGGCCACATCGACGTGGTGCCGACCGGCCCCACCGAAATCTGGAGCGGGCCACCTTTCGAGCCGCGCCGCGAGGGCGACTGGCTCTATGGCCGCGGCTCCGGCGACATGAAGGCCGGCCTGGTCGCCAACGTCTTCGCCCTGGATGCGCTCAGGCATCTGGGCTACCAGCCCGCCGCCACCGTCTACCTGCAGTCCGTGGTGGAGGAGGAGTGCACGGGCAACGGCGCGCTGGCCTGCCTGGCGCGCGGCTACAAGGCCGACGCCGCGATCATCCCGGAACCCGAAGACGACAAGCTGGTCCGGGCCAACGTCGGCGTGATCTGGTTTCAGGTGAAGGTGCGCGGCGTGCCGGTGCATGTCCGCGAGGCCGGGCGCGGCGCCAACGCCATCGAGGCGGCCTACCGCCTGATCGACGGGCTGCATGAACTGGCCGAGAGTTGGAACGCCCGCAAGGGCGAGCATCGCTATTTCGAGGATCTGGAGCACCCGATCAACTTCAACGTCGGCCGGATCGAGGGCGGCGACTGGGCCTCCTCCGTGCCGGCCTGGTGCACCTTCGACTGCCGCATCGCGCTCTATCCCGGCGAAGCCCCGGCCGAGGCGGCGCGGGAGATCGAAGAGACCCTGCGGCGCACCGCCGCCGAGGTGCCTTTCTTGGCCAACAATCCGCCGGAGGTGGTCTACAACGGCTTCTTCGCCGAGGGCTACGTCCTGGAGGAAGGCAGTGCGGCGGAACGGACCCTGGGTCGCGCCCATGCCGCCAGCTACGGCCAGGCGCTGGAGTCCTTCGTCACGCCCGGCTACCTCGACGGACGTGTCTTCGTGCTTTATCAGGGCACGCCCTGCCTGGTCTACGGCCCCTACGCCGAGGCGATCCACGGCACCGACGAGCGCGTCAGCCTCGCCTCGGTCAAACGGGTGACTGGCACCATCGCTCTCTTCATCGCCGAATGGTGCGATCTGGAACAAGCCTGA
- a CDS encoding M81 family metallopeptidase, whose protein sequence is MSPVPAKPRLLVGQFWQESHSFNPLPTSADDFTLERGPEVIAANRTAGSALGGILRAGEAAGVAWLPSVAARARPGGPVEERFFTALLEEILASDAPDAVCLDLHGAMLSRERDDCEGDLLTALRAKLGPDIPIAVALDLHAHVTPAMAEAADILIAYKTNPHADMVETGAKTFALLQEVMAGRLRPLRTLARLPFLTRGNDETCSGPLAELQATARALCSARPGLRDISICNVNPFVDAPGVGQTVLVTSDGDADEAQQVAARLARRLWELRDLFQQDLPSMETALTQVRETPAGRPFALGDQGDRVLAGAPGDATALARLLLRSFPDLRVALPLYDPDAVRACGAAGLGKDLNLAVGGRVTPGQTPLEVTGRVLRLGDGRFAHSGAYMTGVPVDLGPTALLQAGKLSLLLTTKAPFVQDPAAYESQGLTVSELDAVVAKSGNHFKLAFAGQATPLVLDTPGLSRFHPSDFPFSRARPIHPLDAIELSAPPLQTFGGSA, encoded by the coding sequence ATGAGTCCCGTCCCGGCCAAGCCGCGCCTGCTCGTCGGCCAGTTCTGGCAGGAGTCGCACTCCTTCAATCCCCTGCCGACCTCCGCCGACGACTTCACCCTCGAGCGCGGACCCGAGGTGATCGCCGCCAACCGCACCGCCGGATCGGCGCTGGGCGGCATCCTGCGGGCCGGCGAAGCCGCCGGTGTCGCCTGGCTGCCCAGCGTCGCGGCGCGGGCCCGGCCCGGCGGCCCGGTCGAGGAGCGATTTTTCACGGCGCTGCTCGAGGAAATCCTGGCGAGCGACGCACCCGATGCGGTCTGCCTGGACCTGCACGGGGCCATGCTGTCGCGCGAGCGGGACGATTGCGAAGGCGATCTTCTGACGGCGCTTCGCGCCAAGCTCGGCCCGGACATTCCGATCGCCGTGGCGCTCGACCTGCATGCCCACGTCACCCCGGCCATGGCCGAGGCGGCGGACATCCTGATCGCCTACAAGACCAACCCCCATGCCGACATGGTCGAGACCGGCGCCAAGACCTTCGCACTGCTGCAGGAGGTGATGGCCGGCCGCCTGCGCCCGCTGCGGACCCTAGCCCGGCTGCCGTTTCTGACGCGCGGCAACGACGAGACCTGCAGCGGTCCTCTTGCGGAGCTGCAGGCAACGGCGCGGGCCCTCTGCTCCGCACGGCCCGGTCTTCGCGATATCTCGATCTGTAACGTCAATCCCTTCGTCGATGCCCCCGGCGTCGGTCAGACCGTCCTGGTCACGTCCGACGGCGACGCAGATGAAGCCCAGCAGGTTGCGGCGCGTCTCGCCCGGCGGCTTTGGGAGCTGCGCGACCTCTTCCAGCAGGATCTACCCTCGATGGAGACGGCGCTGACCCAAGTCAGGGAAACCCCGGCCGGCCGGCCCTTCGCGCTCGGCGATCAAGGGGATCGGGTTCTGGCCGGCGCGCCCGGCGACGCGACGGCTCTGGCCCGCCTGCTGCTCCGGTCTTTTCCGGACCTTCGGGTCGCGCTGCCGCTCTACGATCCCGACGCCGTCCGGGCCTGCGGAGCGGCGGGTCTCGGCAAGGACCTGAACTTGGCGGTCGGCGGACGCGTCACCCCCGGCCAGACACCGCTGGAGGTGACGGGACGGGTCCTGCGCCTCGGCGACGGACGCTTCGCCCATAGCGGCGCCTACATGACCGGGGTGCCGGTCGATCTCGGCCCGACCGCCCTCCTGCAGGCCGGCAAGCTGTCGCTGCTGCTGACCACCAAGGCGCCCTTCGTGCAGGACCCGGCGGCCTACGAAAGCCAGGGACTGACAGTGAGCGAGCTCGACGCGGTCGTCGCGAAGTCCGGTAATCACTTCAAGCTGGCCTTCGCCGGGCAGGCGACGCCGCTGGTCCTCGACACGCCCGGCCTCAGCCGTTTTCACCCGAGCGATTTTCCCTTCAGCCGCGCGCGGCCGATCCATCCGCTCGATGCCATCGAGCTGTCGGCCCCGCCGCTTCAGACCTTCGGAGGTTCTGCATGA
- a CDS encoding 2-hydroxyacid dehydrogenase, whose translation MKGVLVSATLKLDEVFRSAFAAEDASVELLMPEEVDDPATIDFALAWRPPQGVLKRYPNLKVICSIAAGVDNILADPELPDVPVVRMVDPEQAEAMALFVIWHVIWYQRRFDLYLEQQEAQVWRRQPQRSATDTTVAVLGLGRMGSVTAQRLAGLGYPTLGWARSPRTLEGVEVVSGGEGLETLLARADVVINLLPLTAETRGLLDGALFARMKPGAYLIQMGRGPHLVERDLLAAVDSGHLAGASLDVFEQEPLPPGHTFWTHPRILVTPHCASDATADLVAVQTLAAARAALAGTEIPNGVNKTDGY comes from the coding sequence ATGAAAGGCGTCCTGGTCAGCGCCACCCTGAAGTTGGACGAAGTCTTCCGCAGCGCCTTCGCGGCGGAGGACGCTTCGGTCGAGCTGCTGATGCCGGAGGAGGTGGACGACCCCGCCACCATCGACTTCGCTCTGGCCTGGCGGCCGCCGCAGGGCGTCCTGAAACGCTATCCCAACCTGAAGGTGATCTGCTCCATCGCGGCGGGCGTGGACAACATCCTGGCCGATCCGGAGCTGCCCGACGTGCCGGTCGTGCGCATGGTCGATCCCGAGCAAGCCGAGGCCATGGCGCTCTTCGTGATCTGGCATGTCATCTGGTACCAGCGCCGCTTCGACCTCTACCTGGAACAGCAAGAGGCGCAGGTCTGGCGGCGCCAGCCCCAGCGGAGCGCGACCGATACGACCGTAGCCGTCCTCGGGCTGGGGCGGATGGGATCGGTGACCGCGCAGCGTCTGGCCGGGCTCGGCTATCCGACCCTGGGCTGGGCGCGCAGCCCCAGGACGCTCGAGGGGGTCGAGGTGGTCAGCGGCGGCGAGGGACTGGAAACGTTGCTGGCCCGCGCCGACGTCGTGATCAATCTGCTGCCTCTGACGGCGGAGACGCGAGGCCTGCTGGACGGCGCCCTCTTCGCGCGCATGAAACCCGGCGCCTATCTGATTCAGATGGGCCGCGGGCCCCACCTGGTCGAACGCGATCTCCTCGCCGCCGTCGACAGCGGCCATCTCGCGGGCGCCTCGCTCGACGTCTTCGAGCAGGAGCCGCTGCCCCCCGGCCATACCTTCTGGACGCATCCCCGCATCCTGGTCACCCCGCACTGCGCCAGCGACGCGACCGCCGATCTGGTTGCGGTCCAGACCCTCGCCGCCGCCCGCGCGGCTCTTGCCGGGACGGAAATTCCCAATGGCGTGAACAAGACGGACGGTTACTGA
- a CDS encoding LysE family translocator, which yields MVIDVQTLLIFIPIALALNLTPGADVLFCLGQGIRSGPRAGFAASLGIATGSFVHALAAGLGLAAVIAAHPLAFEAIRWAGVCYLLWLAVATLREPIGALKPAEVRRAGAISAWRNGIFVCLLNPKVALFILALVPQFVDPSRGSVLIQFLIFGAILNVGGTVINGLVGVFAGGIGRFLARNASVARALQYLTSFVFFSLAAKLAFDRR from the coding sequence ATGGTCATCGACGTTCAGACGCTTCTGATTTTCATCCCCATCGCGCTCGCGCTCAATCTGACACCCGGCGCGGATGTGCTGTTCTGCCTCGGGCAGGGCATCAGGTCCGGGCCCAGGGCCGGCTTCGCCGCATCGCTGGGGATCGCGACCGGCTCCTTCGTTCACGCTCTGGCGGCCGGTCTCGGGCTTGCCGCCGTGATTGCGGCCCACCCCTTGGCCTTCGAGGCGATCCGCTGGGCCGGCGTCTGCTATCTGCTGTGGCTTGCGGTCGCGACCTTGAGAGAACCGATCGGGGCGCTCAAGCCGGCGGAGGTCAGGCGCGCGGGCGCGATCTCGGCCTGGCGGAACGGCATCTTCGTCTGCCTTCTCAATCCGAAAGTCGCGCTCTTCATTCTCGCGCTGGTGCCGCAGTTCGTCGATCCCTCGCGCGGCTCGGTGCTGATCCAGTTTCTGATTTTCGGTGCGATCCTCAACGTCGGCGGGACCGTGATCAACGGGCTGGTCGGTGTCTTCGCCGGCGGGATCGGTCGGTTTCTCGCGCGCAACGCCTCGGTCGCGCGCGCCTTGCAGTACCTCACGAGCTTCGTCTTCTTCAGTCTCGCCGCGAAGCTGGCGTTCGACCGGCGCTAA
- the ilvC gene encoding ketol-acid reductoisomerase, with amino-acid sequence MRVYYDRDADVNLIKGKKVVVVGYGSQGHAHAMNLRDSGVGEVRIALRAGSKTAQKAEGAGFTVMTPDEAAAWADVVMILTPDELQADLYRDSLEPNLKEGAAIAFAHGLNIHFSLIEPRPDLDVFMIAPKGPGHTVRSEYVRGAGVPCLIAVHQDSSGNAHELGLSYASAIGGGRAGIIETSFREECETDLFGEQTVLCGGLSALIVAGYETLVEAGYAPEMAYFECLHEVKLIVDLMYEGGLANMRYSISNTAEYGDYVTGPRIITEETKAEMKRVLDDIQAGRFTRDWVAECKAGQPSFKATRRRQSEHGIEEVGQRLRGMMPWIAENALVDKSKN; translated from the coding sequence ATGCGCGTCTACTACGATCGCGACGCCGACGTAAATCTGATCAAGGGCAAGAAGGTGGTCGTGGTCGGCTACGGCAGCCAGGGCCATGCCCATGCCATGAACCTGCGCGACAGCGGCGTCGGCGAAGTGCGCATCGCGTTGCGCGCCGGCTCCAAGACCGCGCAGAAGGCGGAAGGCGCCGGCTTCACCGTGATGACGCCGGACGAGGCGGCGGCCTGGGCCGACGTCGTGATGATCCTGACACCCGACGAGCTGCAGGCGGATCTCTACCGGGATTCGCTGGAGCCGAACCTGAAGGAGGGGGCGGCCATCGCCTTCGCGCACGGCCTCAACATCCACTTCAGCCTGATCGAGCCGCGTCCCGACCTCGACGTCTTCATGATCGCACCCAAGGGTCCGGGCCATACGGTGCGCAGCGAGTACGTGCGCGGCGCCGGCGTGCCCTGCCTGATCGCCGTGCACCAGGACAGCAGCGGCAACGCCCACGAGCTGGGCCTGTCCTATGCCAGCGCCATCGGCGGCGGCCGTGCCGGGATCATCGAGACCTCCTTCCGGGAAGAGTGCGAGACCGATCTCTTCGGCGAGCAGACGGTGCTCTGCGGCGGTCTCTCGGCCTTGATCGTGGCCGGTTACGAGACCCTGGTCGAGGCGGGCTATGCGCCGGAAATGGCCTACTTCGAGTGCCTGCACGAGGTGAAGCTGATCGTCGACCTGATGTACGAGGGCGGCCTCGCCAACATGCGCTACTCCATCTCCAACACGGCGGAGTACGGCGACTACGTGACCGGCCCGCGGATCATCACCGAGGAGACCAAGGCGGAGATGAAGCGGGTGCTGGACGACATCCAGGCGGGCCGCTTCACCCGTGACTGGGTCGCGGAATGCAAGGCCGGCCAGCCTTCCTTCAAGGCCACGCGCCGCCGCCAGTCCGAACACGGGATCGAGGAGGTCGGGCAGCGCCTGCGCGGCATGATGCCCTGGATCGCCGAGAACGCCCTGGTCGACAAGTCGAAGAACTGA
- a CDS encoding VOC family protein, whose translation MAQGEIAWNELATGDVEGVKGFYGDLLGWKAQAWPMPDGGTYWVWQHADADPDADPSQVGLAGAFQMEGPQFEGQPPHWAVYMTVDDCDAACEKVGALGGKVLQPPFDVPEVGRIAMVADPSGAAFGIMTPAVRG comes from the coding sequence ATGGCACAAGGTGAGATTGCCTGGAACGAGCTGGCGACCGGCGACGTGGAGGGCGTGAAGGGCTTCTACGGCGACCTATTGGGCTGGAAGGCTCAAGCTTGGCCGATGCCGGATGGCGGCACCTATTGGGTCTGGCAGCATGCGGACGCGGACCCGGACGCCGACCCCAGTCAAGTGGGCTTGGCCGGCGCCTTCCAGATGGAGGGGCCGCAGTTCGAGGGACAGCCGCCCCACTGGGCCGTCTATATGACGGTCGACGACTGCGATGCCGCCTGCGAGAAGGTCGGCGCCCTCGGCGGTAAAGTCCTGCAGCCGCCCTTCGACGTGCCCGAGGTGGGCCGCATCGCGATGGTCGCCGATCCCAGCGGTGCCGCGTTCGGTATCATGACGCCGGCGGTGCGCGGCTGA
- the ilvN gene encoding acetolactate synthase small subunit: protein MQDNVERRTIAVLVDNEPGVLARVIGLFSGRGYNIESLTVTEVEREKGLSRITVVTTGTPQVLEQIKAQLDRLVPIRRVADLSQQGPHVERELALVKVAGADDKRVEALRIAGIFNAEVVDAGLDYFIFEVTHNPEKLDRFIELMKPLGLVEMSRTGVVAIARGKEGL from the coding sequence TTGCAGGATAACGTCGAGCGGCGCACCATCGCCGTACTGGTCGATAACGAACCCGGTGTGCTGGCGCGCGTGATCGGCCTCTTCTCCGGCCGCGGCTACAACATCGAGAGCCTGACCGTCACCGAGGTCGAGCGCGAGAAGGGCCTGTCGCGCATCACCGTCGTCACGACCGGCACGCCCCAGGTGCTCGAGCAGATCAAGGCGCAGCTCGACCGTCTGGTGCCGATCCGGCGGGTCGCCGACCTCAGCCAGCAGGGGCCCCATGTCGAGCGCGAACTGGCGCTGGTGAAGGTTGCGGGGGCCGACGACAAGCGCGTCGAGGCGCTGCGCATCGCCGGCATCTTCAACGCCGAGGTGGTCGACGCGGGTCTGGACTACTTCATCTTCGAGGTGACCCATAACCCGGAAAAGCTGGACCGCTTCATCGAGCTGATGAAGCCGCTGGGGCTGGTGGAGATGAGCCGCACCGGCGTCGTCGCGATCGCGCGCGGCAAAGAGGGGCTGTAA
- a CDS encoding acetolactate synthase 3 large subunit: MVIKALVDQGVEVVFGYPGGAVLPIYDALFQQNSLRHILVRHEQAAVHAAEGYARSTGKPGVVLVTSGPGATNAVTGLTDALMDSIPVVCLTGQVPTHLIGNDAFQEADTTGITRPCTKHNYLVRAVGDLPRILHEAFYVATHGRPGPVVVDLPKDVLQTKGSYTEKEQVVHRSYRPQTAPDPAAIAKAIDLLAAAKRPIIYAGGGVINAGPEASRLLTELVHLTGAPVTNTLMGLGAVPASDPQFLGMLGMHGTYEANLAMHGCDVMLNVGARFDDRVTGRLTDFSPDSIKIHVDIDPSSINKNVMVDLPVVADAEAALRALVDEWKRRTAGGTLNAGAARKAQAAWWERIAAWRGRDCLSYRQTGQIIKPQYAIQRLYQLTAENEAKAGKPTYITTEVGQHQMWAAQFFKFEQPNRWMTSGGLGTMGYGLPAAMGVQIAHPDALVIDVAGEASILMNIQEMSTLAQYGLPVKVFIVNNQWMGMVRQWQELLHGARYSESYSASLPDFVALAEAFGAVGIRADKAEELDDKILEMIEVPRPVIFDCCVAQDENCFPMIPSGAAHNEMLLGPGDKAAKPISEEGMVLV, encoded by the coding sequence ATGGTCATCAAGGCACTGGTGGATCAGGGCGTCGAAGTCGTCTTCGGCTATCCCGGCGGCGCGGTCCTGCCAATCTACGACGCGTTGTTTCAGCAGAACAGCCTGCGTCACATTCTGGTGCGGCACGAGCAGGCGGCGGTCCATGCGGCCGAGGGCTATGCCCGCTCCACCGGCAAACCCGGCGTGGTGCTGGTCACTTCCGGGCCCGGTGCGACCAATGCGGTGACCGGTCTGACCGATGCCCTGATGGACTCCATCCCCGTCGTCTGCCTGACGGGGCAGGTGCCGACCCATCTGATCGGCAACGACGCCTTTCAGGAGGCGGACACGACCGGCATCACCCGGCCCTGCACCAAGCACAACTATCTCGTCCGGGCCGTTGGCGATCTGCCGCGCATCCTGCACGAGGCCTTCTACGTCGCGACCCATGGCCGGCCCGGCCCGGTGGTTGTGGACCTGCCGAAGGACGTGCTGCAGACCAAGGGCAGCTACACCGAAAAAGAGCAGGTGGTGCATCGCAGCTACCGTCCGCAGACGGCCCCGGACCCGGCCGCGATCGCCAAGGCGATCGACCTGCTGGCCGCCGCCAAGCGGCCGATCATCTATGCCGGCGGCGGCGTCATCAACGCCGGGCCGGAGGCCAGCCGGCTGCTGACCGAGCTGGTGCACCTGACCGGCGCGCCGGTGACCAACACGCTGATGGGCCTGGGCGCCGTGCCGGCCAGCGACCCGCAGTTCCTCGGCATGCTCGGCATGCACGGAACCTACGAGGCCAATCTTGCGATGCACGGCTGCGACGTGATGCTGAACGTCGGCGCCCGCTTCGACGACCGGGTGACCGGGCGTCTGACCGACTTCTCGCCCGACTCGATCAAGATCCACGTCGATATCGATCCTTCGTCGATCAACAAGAACGTGATGGTCGACCTGCCGGTCGTGGCCGATGCCGAAGCCGCGTTGCGCGCGCTGGTCGACGAGTGGAAGCGCCGCACGGCCGGCGGAACCCTGAATGCCGGCGCGGCCCGCAAGGCCCAGGCCGCCTGGTGGGAGCGGATCGCGGCCTGGCGCGGGCGCGACTGCCTGAGCTACCGGCAGACGGGTCAGATCATCAAGCCGCAGTACGCGATCCAGCGGCTCTATCAGCTCACGGCGGAGAACGAGGCCAAGGCCGGCAAGCCGACCTACATCACCACCGAGGTCGGCCAGCACCAGATGTGGGCGGCGCAGTTCTTCAAGTTCGAGCAGCCGAACCGCTGGATGACCTCCGGCGGGCTGGGCACCATGGGCTACGGCCTGCCGGCGGCGATGGGCGTCCAGATCGCCCATCCCGACGCGCTGGTGATCGACGTCGCCGGCGAGGCCTCGATCCTGATGAACATCCAGGAGATGTCGACGCTGGCGCAGTACGGCCTGCCGGTGAAGGTCTTCATCGTCAACAACCAGTGGATGGGTATGGTCCGGCAGTGGCAGGAGCTGCTGCACGGCGCCCGCTACTCGGAGAGCTACAGCGCCAGCCTGCCCGACTTCGTCGCCCTGGCCGAGGCCTTCGGAGCCGTCGGAATCCGTGCCGACAAGGCGGAGGAACTGGACGACAAGATCCTGGAGATGATCGAGGTTCCCCGTCCGGTGATCTTCGACTGCTGCGTGGCGCAGGACGAGAACTGTTTCCCCATGATCCCCTCGGGCGCGGCCCACAACGAGATGCTGCTGGGGCCGGGCGACAAGGCGGCGAAGCCGATCAGCGAAGAGGGCATGGTTCTCGTCTGA
- the miaA gene encoding tRNA (adenosine(37)-N6)-dimethylallyltransferase MiaA → MTKTDAPSSPPALSPDPPPAVIVAGPTASGKSALAAALAARLPGTVINADSMQIYRDLPVLSAQPDAPATGGDVPHRLYGRLDAAERCSAGRWRALALAEMEAARGEGRVPLLCGGTGLYLKALTEGIAALPPIPAELRERAVRRLAALGPAGLHAELLGRDPTTAAKLHPNDRQRLQRAWEVLEATGRGLADWQAAPNAAGPAPWRFLWLVLLPPRAALAAACDTRFEAMVAAGAVEEVRRLLARGLDPRLPAMKALGVSELADHLSGKVTLEEAVAAAQQATRRYAKRQATWLRTQVLRHIKNAYVMETQFSEYQLPETFSKVDEFLLTTRTPKDRVLDLD, encoded by the coding sequence ATGACGAAGACCGACGCCCCTTCCTCGCCGCCCGCCCTCTCACCCGATCCGCCGCCCGCGGTTATCGTCGCGGGGCCGACCGCCAGCGGCAAGTCGGCCCTGGCGGCGGCCCTGGCCGCGCGCCTGCCGGGTACGGTGATCAATGCCGATTCCATGCAGATCTACCGCGATCTGCCGGTCCTGAGCGCCCAGCCGGACGCGCCGGCGACCGGCGGTGACGTGCCGCACCGGCTCTACGGACGGCTCGACGCGGCTGAGCGCTGTTCGGCGGGCCGCTGGCGTGCGCTGGCCCTGGCGGAGATGGAGGCCGCGCGCGGCGAAGGTCGCGTACCGCTGCTCTGCGGCGGCACCGGGCTCTATCTCAAGGCGCTGACCGAGGGGATCGCGGCGCTGCCGCCGATCCCGGCGGAGCTGCGCGAGCGGGCCGTCCGGCGGCTGGCGGCGCTCGGTCCCGCCGGGCTGCATGCCGAGCTGCTGGGGCGCGACCCCACGACGGCGGCGAAACTTCACCCCAACGACCGCCAACGCCTGCAGCGTGCCTGGGAGGTGCTGGAGGCGACCGGTCGAGGCCTGGCCGACTGGCAGGCCGCGCCGAACGCGGCCGGACCCGCGCCCTGGCGCTTCCTCTGGCTGGTGCTGCTGCCGCCGCGCGCCGCGCTGGCCGCGGCCTGCGACACCCGCTTCGAGGCGATGGTCGCAGCGGGGGCGGTGGAGGAGGTGCGCCGGCTGCTGGCGCGAGGGCTCGATCCGCGCCTGCCGGCCATGAAGGCCCTCGGCGTGTCGGAGCTGGCGGACCATCTGTCCGGGAAAGTGACGTTGGAAGAAGCCGTTGCCGCAGCGCAACAAGCGACGCGGCGCTATGCCAAGCGGCAGGCGACCTGGCTGAGAACCCAAGTTCTGCGACATATTAAGAATGCGTATGTTATGGAAACGCAATTTTCAGAATATCAATTGCCCGAAACCTTTTCGAAAGTTGACGAGTTTTTGTTGACCACCCGAACGCCCAAGGATAGGGTGCTGGATCTGGATTAA